The following nucleotide sequence is from Pseudonocardia abyssalis.
GCCTGCGGCGTCAGCGCCTCGCCGAGGATCGGCACCGCACCGAGCGCGACGGTGGCGGGGACGAGGTTGGCAGGGCGCTGACGTGGACGGTGCAGACCTTCCGCAGCGGCACGAACATCGCCGGACCTCAGGCGCCCGGCTGCTTCTCCTCGAGACGCAGCGAGATCGAGTTGATGCAGTAGCGCAGGTCGGTGGGGGTGCCGTAACCCTCGCCCTCGAAGACGTGGCCGAGGTGGCTCTTGCACGTGGCGCAGACGACCTCGACGCGCTTCATGCCCATCGACCAGTCGGTGCGCTCGATCACGGCCGCACCCGCGAGAGGGGTGTAGAACGACGGCCAGCCGCAGTGCGACTCGAACTTGGTGTCGCTGCGGAACAGCTCGGCGCCGCACGCGCGGCAGGCGTAGACGCCCTCGGTCTTCGTGTCGGTGTACTCCCCGACGAAGGGGCGCTCGGTGCCCGCCTGGCGCAGCACCTGGTACTCGGCCGGGGTGAGCTGTTCGCGCCACTCGGCATCGGACTTGACGACCTTGGCGGCGGGCTCGGTGTCGGGATCCATGCGCTCCAGGCTACGTCCGGACCCTGACAGCGCGCCGCGGATCCGCGAGAACAGGGTCCTCACAGCCACGTCGTCACCACGAACACGAACGCCTCCCACACCAGGAACGCGGCGACGGCGAGCAGCAGCCCGACGACGAGCACGGCCCCCCAGCGGCGGCTGCCCTCGGCCCGGTTGGCGGAGTCGGCGAAGTGGCTCACCCCGTCCAGGTAGCCCTCGACGGTGAACGCGGGGCGCTGTCGCTGCATCCGGTCGAGGTGCTCGGCGAAGGCCCGGGCCTCGGGATCGGCGGGGTCGAGCCCGAGCAGCTCGTCGTCGAACCGGTCGGAACGGTCCGGGCGGTGGAGTTCGGGCACGGGAGCAGGGTAGCGGAGTAGCGTGCCGCAGCGTGGCGTCCAAGACACCGGTCGAGCTGCTCTCCGTCGGCGGCAGAGAGGTGCGCCTGACCAGCGGAGACAAGGTGTACTTCCCCGAGCCGGGGATCACCAAGCGCGAGGTCGTGCACTACTACCTCGCCGTCGCCGAGCCGCTGCTGCGGGTGCTGTTCGAGCGGCCGACGAACCTCAAACGCTTCCCCGACGGCGTCGACGGCGAGCCGTTCTACGGCAAGCGCCTGCCCAAGGGTGCCCCCGACTACGCGGAGACGGCCCGGGTGACGTTCCCGAGCGGCCGCACCGCGGAGTCGCTGTGCCCCACCGAGGCTGCGGTGCTGCTGTGGGCCGCCAACATGGGCACCTTCGACTTCCACCCCTGGCCGGTCCGCCGCGCCGACACCGACCGGCCCGACGAGCTGCGCATCGACCTCGACCCCCAGCCGGGCACCGACTTCGCCGACGCCCGCACCGTCGCCGCCGCGCTGCACGAGGTGCTCGACGAGGCCGGGCTCGTGGGCTGGCCGAAGACCTCCGGCGGGCGCGGCGTCCACGTGTTCGCCCGGATCCGCCCGGAGTGGGACTTCATCGACGTCCGCCACGCCGTCATCGCGATCGCCCGGCGGGTGTGCGACCGGCTTCCCGATCAGGCCACCGTGGCGTGGTGGAAGGAGGAGCGCGGCGAGCGGGTGTTCCTCGACTACAACCAGGCCGCGCGCGACCGCACCGTCGCGTCGGCGTGGTCGGTGCGCGGGCGTCCGCGGGCGACGGTCTCGATGCCGCTGACCTGGGAGCAGCTGCCCGACGTCGAGCCGGAGGATTTCGACGTGCGCACGGTGCCGGGCCTGCTCGCCGAGCGCGGCGACCCCCACGAGGGGATGGACGCCGCGGTGGGCGGGATCGAGGTCGCACTCGACTGGTACGGCGTTGACCAGCGGGAACGCGGCCTGGGGGAGCTGCCCTACCCGCCCGAGTACCCGAAGATGCCGGGCGAGCCGACGCGGGTGCAACCCAGTCGGGCGAAGGCGCCGGCGGAGGATGTTGCACCGTCGTGACCTCGGGTGCGCGCCCCACCCCACATGCGCACCATCTCACTCTCGAGCGCTCACGCCTCTTCCGATGGGTCACGACACGCCGGGCGACGTACACCCGGATGGACGTATTCGCGATACCTCCGCGACACACGGTCGTTGAACCCGGTGACGACAGGCCACTGGGGCCGGATCGGACGGGGGGTGCACGATGTCGAGTACTCCGATGACGGAGATCGGTAGCGGCCGAAGGGCCGGGGGGTACGGGCAGGACGTGCCGCCCGCCTGGCCCGACCACGACCCGGCCCGCGACGGGTACGAGCTGCTCTCGCACGGCGAGTCCGCCCCGCCGGACGCCGCGCTGCGCCGCCAGGCCGCCGAGGCCAACGCCCGGGCCGCCGAGGCCGCGGCCGCAGCGGCCGCCGCCGACGCGAAGGCCGCGATCGAGCTCGCCGCCCGGGCCGCCGCCGCCGCCGACGCCGCGGCCCAGGCCGCCGTGCAGGCCGACGCCGCCGTCCGCGCCGCGGCCGCCGCCGAGGCGTTGCCGGCGTTCGCCCCGCCGCTCGACGCCCGCCCGCCGTTCCCCGGCGCCGCTCACGCCGCTCACTCCGCGCCGCAGGCGCCCCGCCACGGTGCCCCCGACGGCCCCCGCCACGGGGACCCGTCGGGCAACGCGGTGTCCGAGACCGACGTGCTGGGGCGCGTGCCCTCGCCGCGTCCGATCCCGTCCCGCCGCGTCGACACCGACGGCACCGGGACGGCGCCCGGGGGTGGCCGGGCGGCCCGGCGCCGCGCCGCGGCCGCCGAGACGACCGTGTTCGACGTCCCGAGCTACGACGTCCCGAGCTACGGCGACGCGGCCTACGGCGACGCGGCCTACGGCGACGCGGCCTACGGCGACGCGGCGTACGGCGACGCGGCGTACGGCGACGCGGCGTACGGCGACGCGGCGTACGGCGACGCGGCGTACGGCGACGCGGCGTACGGCGACGCGGCGTACGGCGACGCGGCCTACGACGACGCGGCCTACGACGACCGGGCCTACGACGACGGTCCCGGCGAGCCGGTGACCGAGCTGGTCGACACCCGGGCCACGGGCGAGCAGCCGACCGCGCTGGTCGCCACCGGCGGCCGTCGCCGGGCCCGCCCCGCCGACGACGACCTCGTCGACAGCGGCATCGACGTCCTCCCCGGAGCGGGCGAGGACGATGAGGCGCCCGCCGACGCCGTCTCCGAGACGGGTGGCCGTCGCGCCGCCCGCCGGGCCGCCGGGAAGCGCCGCGGCCTGTTCCGTCGCCGCTGGCCCCTGCTGGCGGCGGGTGTCGTCGTCGGGGTGATCGGGTTGACCGGGATCGTCCTGCTGAACAGCGGCGACGCCGCCCCGCAGCCGACGGCCGTGGTCGAGTCCGCCCCGGTGGTGCCGGAGCTGCCGACCGCCTCCGACGCCTCCGACGGGCAGGACGAGGCGGCCGGCCCGAGCCAGGGTGACCCGCTCTCCGATCGCGGCAGCACGTTCCTGAGCGCGCTGCGCGAGGCCGGGGTGCCCACCAGCCGGGGCGGGGCCGCGGAGACCGAGGCCGCCGAGCTGGTCTGCGGGGAGCTCGCCGACGGCGTCGACGAGGCCCGGATCGCCCGCGCGCTGCCGGCCTCGCTGCCGACGGTGACCCGTGCGCAGGCGGCCGACCTGGTGGAGATCGCCAAGGAGAACTACTGCACCAGCTGATCCCTCACGGCGGGCAGAGCGTGCCCGCCGCCGGGAGCAGCCCGTCGACGAGCAGGGTGTCCACCGCCGTCCGGACGCACGGCGTGCGGGGGTAGGCGCCCGTCCCGGCCCCCTGCCAGCTGACGAACGCGCCGGTCGTGAACTGCTCGGAGATCCTCCGTGCCGCCTCGGCCGGGTACCGCGGGTCGCCTGCGGTGCCCACGACGAGTACCTGGGGCAGCGTCTCGGCGGGGGCCGGTGCCGCCCGCGCCGTCCCGGCCGGCCACGGCGCGCAGGCCAGCAGGCCGAGTGCGAGGGTGCCGCCGAACAGCGGGTGGTCGGTGCGCAGGGTGGTCGCGAGCTCGCTGACCTCCGGTGGGGAGAGCCGCGTGGGGTCGTCGTTGCAGGTGGTGGCCAACGTCGCGTCGAACCCTCCGGTCGGCCCGGTCAGCGGGTCGAGCAGGCCGAGCAGAGCCGTCGGGTCGCCCGTGGCCGCGGTGGCGAGCGCGCCGGACAGTGCGGGCCACTCGTCGGGGCGGGCCAGGACGGTGAGCACCGTGAGCAGTGCCGCGCCCGCGGTGAGCCGTCGCCCGTCGGCAGCGGCCAGCGGACGCGAGCGCAGGGCGTCGGCGAGTGCGGTCACGGCCTCGCGCGGGTCGGCCCCGAGCGGGCAGGCGCCGCCCCCGGTGCAGGCCAGCGCGAACGCGTCGAACGCGGCGTCGACCGACGCCGCGCGGGCGGTGCTGCGGTCCGGCTCGGTGGCGGCGGCGTCGGGTGGCCCGTCGAGGACGAGCCGGCCGACCCCGCCGGGCGCGGTCCGGGCCCAGGTGTCGAGCGCGCCCGCCCCGTCACCCGTGCCGACCGCGGAGAGGCGGGCGACGCCGAGCCGGACCCGCAGCTGCTCGACGTCGGCGGCCGTCGCGGAGCTGCGGAGGCCCCCCAGCCCGGAGGGCAGCGTGAGGTTGCAGTCCTGCACCACGGATCGGGCCCGCTCCAGCAGCGGGGCGAGGTCGCCCTCCGAGGTGGCGGCGGGGTCGGCGTCGACGAGTGCGGCGCGCGCGGCGGGGTCGGCGCAGTCGATGCGATCCACTCCCGCCCCACGCCGGTCGAGACCGATCACGGTGTACGTCTCGAGCACGGCGGGGGAGACGCGGGCGGCGACGGCGAGGGCGTGACCTGCCGTCGGGCCGGTCGCGCTGTCGCCGACGGCGAGCAGCGGGGGACCGTCGAGCGGGCCGCCGGCCGGACCGATCCGCACGACGCCGAGCAGCACGCTGCCCTGCTCGGGGCGGTCCGGGTCGGCCGGGACCGGCAGTTCCCCGCACTCGACGCGCAGCGCCCGGTCGGCGGGGACGGCGACGTCGTACGAGGCGAACGCGTCCGAGGTGCAGTCGGCGAAGGGGATCGAGGTGTCCTGCGCCTGCAGCGGTGGCATCGCGGGGACCGACGGACCTGGGCTCGCGGCGGGTGCGGCGGGGAGCCCGTCCTGCCCGCGCACCGCCACCGGGGGACGCTGCGACGGACCGACCGTGCACCCGGCCAGCAGGGCGGACAGACACAACAGCCCCGCGACGACGCGGCGTGGATTCCCGATCATGACCGGGGCAGCGTGTCGCAGGGCCGGTGTGGCAGGGGTGAAGGCCGCAGCGGTGACGGTGGGTCTCAGGCGACCCGGGGGCCACTGGTGGGCTGGTCGAGCTCGAGCCGGACCGCCACCGGGAGGGCGGCGATCCCGAGCGAGGAGCGGGCCGAGGCCAGGACCTGGCCGTGCAGCTTCTCCAGCACGTCGCGGACGTCGGCGTCGTCGGAGAGCCAGACCCAGACGCGCAGCGCCGGGGCGTCCTCGGTCCCGACCATGCGTGCCTTCGCCCGGCCGACGCCGGGGAGCTCGGCGGCCTGCGCGGCGAGCGCGTCGGCGGCCGCGGAGGAGCTGACGGTGATCGCCGTCGCCGGGCCGCGGTCGATGACCAGGTCCGGCTTGCGCTCCGGGCGCAGCGAGCGCGCGGCCCAGGACAGGCCGAGCACGAGCAGCAGGAGGCCGACGAGGATCGCGACGATCCGGGCGATCAGCGGCTGGGCACGCAGCAGGTCGACGACCATCGGGTCGAGCAGCGGGCGCCCGCCCCGGTCGGTCCCGAACACGCCGTAGCCCAGCAGCGCCACCAGCACCCCGACGGCGAGCACGACGGTGCCCAGCAGCACCAGCAGGGACCGGTCCCCGCCCGAGGACCGGGCGACGGCCGACCTCGAGCGGCGCTTGAGCGCACCCGAGGCCGGCGCGGGCGGCGGATCGGCCGGCTTCTCCATCGAGACGGTCATCGGGGGCCCTTCCTCTGCTGCACGGTGACGGCGACCCGCGGGCGGCGGGCCAGCGGCAGCTCGTCGAGCAGGGTGTCGACGGTGGAGGAGATGCTGCTGCGGAGCTCGGAGCCGGAGTCGTTCCAGGCCTGGGCCCCGACGGCTACCTTGCGGCCGGTCGCGGTGACCGACGCGGCGGCCACCCCGTCGGCCGCGCGGACCCGGCGCCCGACGAGCCGGGCGAGCACGCGCGGGGAGGTCGTGACGGCGACCTCCGGGGCGGGGGAGGTCAGCGCGATGTCGTGGCGGCGGGCGAGCAGGCCGATCAGCAGGAGCAGCAGCCCGAGGACGGCGACGCCGATCGCGATGCCGGGTACCGGTGCGTCCGCCCAGGTCAGCGACTCGAGGGAGGTGCGCCAGTCGGGCCAGGGCACGAGCAGGCCGGCGGTTGCGGGGGTCCGCACCCACGCGGCGACGACCTCGATGACGGTCAGGACTCCGACGGCGGCCAGCGCGAGGCCGAGGAGTGGGGCGAGGACCCTGAGCAGGACACGCATGGTCATCTCCTACTGGACTCGGGAGCCGGAGCCGGTGGAGCCGTCGTCGGGTCCACGCAGGCCGGACACGGTGACGGCGAGGTTGCGGATGCGGCGGCCGGTGATGCGGACGAGCTCGTCGCCCACCCGGCCGCGGACCGCGTCGACCGTCCGGCGGACGGGTGCGGGGTACTGCAGCGTGAGCTCGAGCGCGACGTCGACGGCACCGTCGGGCCCGTCGCTGATCTTCGCGGTGGACCCCGCCTGCCCGACGCCGACGCCCGCGAGGCGGCGCTCGTGGCGCAGCGTGCCGGGGGTGCCGTCGGCGGCGTATTCGACGATCTTGCGCAGCACCGTCGGGTGGATGTCGAGCCGGCCGCGCTCCTCGGGGGAGGCGGCGTCGGACCCGGTCACCGGTCCCGACCCCGGCCCAGCACCGCGTTGAGGTCGAGCTCGCCGTCGAGCACACGGCCGACGACGAGTCCGATGACGCCGATGACGAGGGCGACGAGGAACGCGCCGAACCCGCCGATCGCGCCGGTGGCGCCGAGGATGAGGCCGGCCAGCAGGCCGGTGTGGGTGGCGTTCATGGGATCTCCTGTGTGAGGGACGTGCGTGCGGCTACTCGACGCGGCGTTCGCGATGCCACCGCAGGGTGCGGATGAGGGCCACCACCACCCGGGCGGGCAGTGGCAGCGGGGTGACGATCTCGATCGGCGCGTCGTACCGGCGGTCGTCGTCTCCGGGCGGCACCGCCGCCCGGCCGGCCCGCAGACGTGCGAGGCCGGCCACGAAGAACTCCGGGTCACCGCCCCGGTCGGGATGGTGGTCGCGGACGAACGCGCGGTACTCCGCGCGCTGCTCCGGGCTCATGCTTCCCGACGGATCGTCCGCTGCCATCGCGCCGGGCCGGTCAGGCCGTGGCCGGCGGACCGACCACGACCGCGGGGATCGCGAGGTCGGACACCGTGATGTTCACGGCGGTCCCTCCGCACAGCGCGGAGACCTCTCGACGCAGGTCGCGGGCCACGTCCGGGATACGGGCGCTGAGGTTCAGCACCACGCTGAGCTCGACGGGCTCCGCGCCCTGCCCGATCCGGACGCCGACGAGGCGGCGTCCGGGCAGGTAGGTCGCGATCGATCCGAACACGCCGCCGTCGAGCCGGGCGACCGCGGGGTGCGCGGTCACGGTGGCGGCGACGAGAACGGCGAGTGCGTCGGCGTCGGCGAGCGGACCGTCGTGAAGCGCCGGGTCGCCGACGGGCCGGGCGCCGCTGGGGCCAGCCATGGTGCCGGGCTCCGTCACTCGACCCGCGACGGCTGGGCGACGACGACGTCCTCGGCGCCGTCGTCCTCGGACGGCAGGTGGATGTCGTTGACCGCGATGTTGACCTCGATGACCTCGAGGCCCGTCATGCGCTCGACGGCGGTGATCACGTTGCGGCGCACCGCGCGGGCGAGGTCCACGATGGACGCGCCGTACTCGACGACGAGGTCGAGGTCGACGGCGGCCTGCTTCTCGCCGACCTCCACCTGGACGCCCGCGATGTTCGAGGCGCCGGTGCCGCCGCCGGGGATACGCTCGCGCAGGGCACCGAAGGCGCGGGACACACCGCCGCCCATCGAGTGCACACCCGAGATCTCACGCGCGGCGATACCGGCGATCTTCTGGACGACGGACGCCGCGATCGTGGTCTTGCCCTGCGTGGTGTCGTCGGCGAGGCGTGCCGGGCTGGCGCCGGTGGTGGGGCTGGGCGTGGGGGTGGTCATGTGTGCTCCTCAGGTCGTTCACGTCCGTTGCGTACGGACTTAGGACGCAGGTACCCGGCGCAGCCTCTCGCTAACTCACCCGATCGGACTAGTCCCGGCCCTGAGCATCGCCGGACCGGCGGTAGCGCAGCAGCAGGGCCCCGTCCTCGTGCAGGGCCCCGGCCAGTGACATCGAGCGCGGGACGTCCCCCGCGTCCCCGACGGCGATCCGGCCGGCGTCGCCCGCGGCGAGCAGCGGGGACAGCGTCAGGCACAGCTCGTCGACGGCGTCGTGCGCCACCAGCGCGCCGTGCAGCGACGGCCCGCCCTCGCACAGCACCCGGTACAGGCCGCGGCGGCCCAGCTCGGTGAGCAGCGACCCGGGGGTGAGGTCGTCGAGCACGGCGACGTCGGCGCCGGCCGCGGCGAGCCGGTCCCGGCGCTCGCGCGGGGCGTCGCCGGTGGTCAGGACGACGGTCGGGACCAGCGTGTCCGTGAAGAGCCCGCCGCCCGGGTCGATGTCCGCCGACCCGGTGACGACGGCGATCGGTGGCGGGGTGTCGGTGCCGATCGTCGGTCTGCGGGCACCGCGGTACCCCTCGGCGCGGGCGGTGCCCGCCCCGACGAGCACCACCTGCGCCAGCTGCCGCAGCACGCCGAAGACCCGCTTGTCGGCGTCGGTGCCCAGTCCGCCGGACACGCCGTCGACGGAGACGGCCCCGTCGAGGCTCGAGACGAAGTTGACGCGGACGTACGGGGAGTCGAGGTCGGGGTAGGCGTAGTGCTCGACGAGGGCGGGATCGTCGAGGGCGGGGAGCGGCCAGATGCGGTCCATGACCGGATCCCAGCACGGGACGTCGGCCGGCACGATTCGGTGACCCACCGGGTAGGCCGCAAGGCGAGGCTCACCTATGGTGAGCGCAGCACAGCATTCGGCCCCCGAGGAGACCCCATTGAGCACGGTGACGCCCGTGCCCGCCACGGCCACCGGACGCCCCCCCGGCCCGCGGCGCTCCCTGCGCGGGCGCCGGCTGGTCGGGCTCGCGCTCCTGCTGGTGGCACTGGTCGCCGGTGCACTGCTCAGCGTGGCCGTCGGGGCGAAGCCGATCCCGCTGGACGTCGTCTGGGACGCCCTGGTCCGGCCCGACCTCACCCTGGAGGACCACATCGTGGTGCGCTCGCTGCGCATCCCGCGCACGGTCCTCGGGCTGGTCGCCGGGGCCGCGCTCGGGCTGTCCGGCGCGCTGATCCAGGGCCACACCCGCAACCCGCTGGCCGATCCCGGGCTCCTCGGGATCAACGCGGGCGCCGCATTCCTGGTCGTCCTCGGGATCTACGTGTTCAGCGTCACCGACCCCCTCGGCTACGTCTGGTTCGCCTTCGCCGGCGCCGCCGCGGCGAGCGTCGCCGTGTTCGTCCTCGGCTCGGTCGGGCGCGGTGGGGCGACCCCGGTGACGCTCGCGCTCGCCGGGTCCGCGATCAGTGCCCTGCTGGGGGCACTCACGTCCGCGGTGATCCTCATCGACGTCGCCGCCCTCGACGCGTACCGGTTCTGGGCCGTCGGATCACTGGCCGGTCGCGACGGCGAAGTGCTGACGAACGTCGTCTGGTTCCTGGCGGCGGGCGCGGTGCTGGCGCTGGCCTCGGCCCCCGCCCTGAACGCGCTGTCACTCGGTGACGACGTGGCGCGGTCGCTGGGCCACTCGGTGA
It contains:
- the msrB gene encoding peptide-methionine (R)-S-oxide reductase MsrB; protein product: MDPDTEPAAKVVKSDAEWREQLTPAEYQVLRQAGTERPFVGEYTDTKTEGVYACRACGAELFRSDTKFESHCGWPSFYTPLAGAAVIERTDWSMGMKRVEVVCATCKSHLGHVFEGEGYGTPTDLRYCINSISLRLEEKQPGA
- the ligD gene encoding non-homologous end-joining DNA ligase is translated as MASKTPVELLSVGGREVRLTSGDKVYFPEPGITKREVVHYYLAVAEPLLRVLFERPTNLKRFPDGVDGEPFYGKRLPKGAPDYAETARVTFPSGRTAESLCPTEAAVLLWAANMGTFDFHPWPVRRADTDRPDELRIDLDPQPGTDFADARTVAAALHEVLDEAGLVGWPKTSGGRGVHVFARIRPEWDFIDVRHAVIAIARRVCDRLPDQATVAWWKEERGERVFLDYNQAARDRTVASAWSVRGRPRATVSMPLTWEQLPDVEPEDFDVRTVPGLLAERGDPHEGMDAAVGGIEVALDWYGVDQRERGLGELPYPPEYPKMPGEPTRVQPSRAKAPAEDVAPS
- a CDS encoding DUF732 domain-containing protein, with the translated sequence MTEIGSGRRAGGYGQDVPPAWPDHDPARDGYELLSHGESAPPDAALRRQAAEANARAAEAAAAAAAADAKAAIELAARAAAAADAAAQAAVQADAAVRAAAAAEALPAFAPPLDARPPFPGAAHAAHSAPQAPRHGAPDGPRHGDPSGNAVSETDVLGRVPSPRPIPSRRVDTDGTGTAPGGGRAARRRAAAAETTVFDVPSYDVPSYGDAAYGDAAYGDAAYGDAAYGDAAYGDAAYGDAAYGDAAYGDAAYGDAAYGDAAYDDAAYDDRAYDDGPGEPVTELVDTRATGEQPTALVATGGRRRARPADDDLVDSGIDVLPGAGEDDEAPADAVSETGGRRAARRAAGKRRGLFRRRWPLLAAGVVVGVIGLTGIVLLNSGDAAPQPTAVVESAPVVPELPTASDASDGQDEAAGPSQGDPLSDRGSTFLSALREAGVPTSRGGAAETEAAELVCGELADGVDEARIARALPASLPTVTRAQAADLVEIAKENYCTS
- a CDS encoding alpha/beta hydrolase, producing MPPLQAQDTSIPFADCTSDAFASYDVAVPADRALRVECGELPVPADPDRPEQGSVLLGVVRIGPAGGPLDGPPLLAVGDSATGPTAGHALAVAARVSPAVLETYTVIGLDRRGAGVDRIDCADPAARAALVDADPAATSEGDLAPLLERARSVVQDCNLTLPSGLGGLRSSATAADVEQLRVRLGVARLSAVGTGDGAGALDTWARTAPGGVGRLVLDGPPDAAATEPDRSTARAASVDAAFDAFALACTGGGACPLGADPREAVTALADALRSRPLAAADGRRLTAGAALLTVLTVLARPDEWPALSGALATAATGDPTALLGLLDPLTGPTGGFDATLATTCNDDPTRLSPPEVSELATTLRTDHPLFGGTLALGLLACAPWPAGTARAAPAPAETLPQVLVVGTAGDPRYPAEAARRISEQFTTGAFVSWQGAGTGAYPRTPCVRTAVDTLLVDGLLPAAGTLCPP
- a CDS encoding alkaline shock response membrane anchor protein AmaP → MTVSMEKPADPPPAPASGALKRRSRSAVARSSGGDRSLLVLLGTVVLAVGVLVALLGYGVFGTDRGGRPLLDPMVVDLLRAQPLIARIVAILVGLLLLVLGLSWAARSLRPERKPDLVIDRGPATAITVSSSAAADALAAQAAELPGVGRAKARMVGTEDAPALRVWVWLSDDADVRDVLEKLHGQVLASARSSLGIAALPVAVRLELDQPTSGPRVA
- a CDS encoding DUF6286 domain-containing protein, which gives rise to MRVLLRVLAPLLGLALAAVGVLTVIEVVAAWVRTPATAGLLVPWPDWRTSLESLTWADAPVPGIAIGVAVLGLLLLLIGLLARRHDIALTSPAPEVAVTTSPRVLARLVGRRVRAADGVAAASVTATGRKVAVGAQAWNDSGSELRSSISSTVDTLLDELPLARRPRVAVTVQQRKGPR
- a CDS encoding Asp23/Gls24 family envelope stress response protein; the encoded protein is MTGSDAASPEERGRLDIHPTVLRKIVEYAADGTPGTLRHERRLAGVGVGQAGSTAKISDGPDGAVDVALELTLQYPAPVRRTVDAVRGRVGDELVRITGRRIRNLAVTVSGLRGPDDGSTGSGSRVQ
- a CDS encoding Asp23/Gls24 family envelope stress response protein; translated protein: MTTPTPSPTTGASPARLADDTTQGKTTIAASVVQKIAGIAAREISGVHSMGGGVSRAFGALRERIPGGGTGASNIAGVQVEVGEKQAAVDLDLVVEYGASIVDLARAVRRNVITAVERMTGLEVIEVNIAVNDIHLPSEDDGAEDVVVAQPSRVE
- a CDS encoding pyrimidine reductase family protein; amino-acid sequence: MDRIWPLPALDDPALVEHYAYPDLDSPYVRVNFVSSLDGAVSVDGVSGGLGTDADKRVFGVLRQLAQVVLVGAGTARAEGYRGARRPTIGTDTPPPIAVVTGSADIDPGGGLFTDTLVPTVVLTTGDAPRERRDRLAAAGADVAVLDDLTPGSLLTELGRRGLYRVLCEGGPSLHGALVAHDAVDELCLTLSPLLAAGDAGRIAVGDAGDVPRSMSLAGALHEDGALLLRYRRSGDAQGRD
- a CDS encoding FecCD family ABC transporter permease, whose translation is MVSAAQHSAPEETPLSTVTPVPATATGRPPGPRRSLRGRRLVGLALLLVALVAGALLSVAVGAKPIPLDVVWDALVRPDLTLEDHIVVRSLRIPRTVLGLVAGAALGLSGALIQGHTRNPLADPGLLGINAGAAFLVVLGIYVFSVTDPLGYVWFAFAGAAAASVAVFVLGSVGRGGATPVTLALAGSAISALLGALTSAVILIDVAALDAYRFWAVGSLAGRDGEVLTNVVWFLAAGAVLALASAPALNALSLGDDVARSLGHSVRRTRILGTVAITLLAGGATAACGPIAFVGLVVPHIVRTFTGPDYRWLLPASALSGSVLLLVGDVLGRVLVRPGELQVGIVLALVGAPFFIYLVRRRKMVDI